The following nucleotide sequence is from Candidatus Zixiibacteriota bacterium.
AATCATAATTACAGTTTTACCCGGCATTACTTCATCGAGCTGTTCCCAAAGAGCCGTCTCGGTTCGCGAATCAAGCGCCGAGGTGCAGTCATCAAGTATCAGCAAATTCGGTTTGCCGACAAGCGCCCGCGCCAACGCCAGACGTTGTTTCTGGCCGCCCGATATCGATACTCCCCGGGTGCCAATCTGAGTATCCAGCTTATCCGGAAAGCTTTTGACATCGCCTTTAAACTGAGAAACCTCAATCGCCCAGTTGATGCTGGACTCGGTTATGCCATCCCTGCCGAATACGATATTGTTGCGAATAGTATCGGAAAACAGGAGCGGTTCCTGCGGCACATAACCGATACTGCGGCGCAAGTCCTCAAGCCTGTATTCGCGAAGATTTCGGCCATCAAGATAAATACTGCCGCCGGTTGGATCTACCAGACGAGGAATCATATTGACGAGCCAGCTTTTACCTGAGCCAACTTTACCCACTAAAGCGATAGTCTGACCGGGCTTTATCTCGAAAGAAATACTGTCAATGATGTTTCGTTTGACGTTTTTAAAACTGAACTCCACATCAGTAAAAACCATGTGCCCTTTAATATCGCCGCTGCAGGGTATCGTTCCGGTATCGGCAACCATCGGCGGCACTTTTTCAAGCTCTACCAGACGATCGACCGAAACTGCCGACTGCCGTGATTTAACCAAAAACTGGCCAATGTCGAACATCGGGTACATCAGGAACATTATATAGTAAATAAACGCCACCAGTTTGCCAAACGAGAGGTTGGCATTTATCACCATATAGCCGCCAGCCAGCAGGATAATGATAACCCCGAACTGCCAGATATACATATACAGCGAATCGACAACTATCTCAGCTTTAATCGAATTAATTTCAGCGCTGCGGCGATCGGCTATCACATTGCTAAAATTCCGCTTCTGGGCTTTTTCCTGCACATAGGCTTTAACCACCCTGATACCCGAAAAGCAAGCTTCCATGAGCGCATTCAGTTTCGATATTCGGGTTTGAAGATGGTCGTATCGCTTATCAAGAACGCTTGAACTTCGAAAGAAAATAAATATCAGAAAAGGCAGCGGTATAACAGTCCAGAGCGTAAGCATCGGGTCAATTGTTATCATCATAACAAGCGTGAAAGATACCATCAGTATCGCTTCATATAAGCGGAATATTCCCGAACAGGCAAACCATGACAGCTTCTCGGAAACATCATCAGTCATACGCGTTACCAAATCACCGGTGCGAAACTTATTGAAAAAATTCGGTCCCTTACAGGTAATTTTGTTGAAAGCATCCTGACGGAACAGCCATTCCAGCTTCATATTCATCCAGGCGCGGTGCGACTGAACAAACGCATACATAAGCGAGAATACAGCTCCTATTAAAACCAAAGTTAAAGTGTAAGTCGCCACCGGTGAAATTCCAAAACTTTCACCGATGTTGTTAAGCCATATTGCCGCCTTATTTGATGGAATCTCGCCGGTCTTGATGAAATCTACGGTAAATTCCATCAACCGCGGTATAGCCACCTCGAAGGCTGTCTGGATTGGCGTTACAATTAACAGTACCAGAAGTACGTATGGGTACTTCTTATAAAATTTCCAGAACCATTTTATTTTATCCAGCATTTGCCATTGCTCCATTTTTAAATTGCAAATGGAAGAGTTTTGAATAATATCCTTTCTGCAATATCAATTCAGTATGTGTTCCTTGCTCGACAATCTCTCCTTGCTTTAAGACCAGTATCTTATCGGCATCGAGAATTGTCGATAATCTGTGCGCGATAACAAGCGATGTCCTGCCTGTCATTAGTTTGTTTAATGAGGTTTGAATAGTTCTCTCAGTCTGAGGGTCAACCGAACTGGTTGCCTCATCTAGTATTAGAATATCCGGATTAGCCGCCAAAGCCCTCGCAAAAGACAGAAGCTGCCTTTCGCCGCGGCTGAAATTGGCGCCTTTCTCCGAGACCTCAGTATTGTATCCATCCGGCAGTCTTTTAATTAACCTGTCAGCATCTACGGTTTTGGCGGATTCTATTATCTTCTCCTCGGTAACATTGCCGGATTCCAGAGCTATATTGGATTTAATATCGCCCGGAAAGAGAAATATATCCTGAAGGACAAGAGCGAAACGCCGTCTGAGCTGATCCTTGGGAATATCCCTAATGTCTATTCCATCCACAGTAATCCGCCCTTTTTGGGGGTCATACAAGCGAAGCAGCAATGATATGATAGTAGTCTTGCCGCCGCCTGTTACTCCAGCCAAAGCAACCCGATTGCCTGCGGGAATATCAAAAGAGATATTTTTAAGAACATAATTCTCGTCATCAGTATATGAAAACCAGACATTCTCGAAACGTATTCCCTCATTCAGTTTATGCCAGGCTGTCGGCTTTAATGAATCCAGTATTATCTCGTCATTCGACAAAAGCGCAAATATCCGCTTGGAACCGGCTATCGCCTTTTGAATATTAGACAACTGTCCGGAAGCCCTGTAAATCGGTTCAAACGATTTCCAGACCAGTATGATAAACATGCTGATTGTGCCGACAGTTATCGCGCCCGATTGAGTCCAGTATACGCCGAAAAACAGTATCATACCAATCATCAGGTATTCGCACATGCGAATGGAATTCCAGAATACGCAAACAATGATTTCCGCTACCGATTCCTCTTTGAATTTATTCCTGTTAGACAGGTTGAATCTCCTTTTTACATAACCATCCTGATGGAAAATCTGAATAATCGACATGCCATGTAAAAACTCAGTCAGGGTCGCCGTGATTTCAGCCATTCTTTTGCGAACCTCCAGGTAGCGATGAGTGGTCAGTTTCTGAAAGATATAAGTCAGAATCAGCATTATCGGCATCATCGCAGACAAAATCAGAGCCAGCCGCCAGCTATAGTAAAACATAACTGCAAATATCCCGATAGTAAGAATCAAATCGCCGACAAGCATGACTACCGTATTGGTAAAAAGCTTCCTTAAAGATTCGGTATCGGATTCGACACGAGCCATCAACCGACCGACCGGATTTTTATCGAAAAACGCAATATTCAGAGATAGGATATGGTCAAAAAGTTTCTGCTTTAATTCAACCATGATGTTTTGCCCGATAGTCTCAAGCTTGATTGCCTGAATGTAGTGTAAAAGCAATGTAACTCCCTGAATCAGCCCAATAACCAGCACTGTTATGATAAGGCCATTAAAATCGCCATTGGCAATGTTAACATCCACAGCCCGTTTCAGAAGAATAGGCCAGGAAAGTGAAAGAACTGTCGCCGATGCCAGAATTATCAGACATGTGATTAATTGCGATTTATGTTTTTTCAGTAATGGCAAAAGCTTACTAAAAGCCTGCCGAGAACCCAATTTTTTTTCTTGGTATGTCATCTTTTCGTTTTCGTAAAATTCGCTGTTCATTTTAGTATCCTCGTTTTATGGTAAA
It contains:
- a CDS encoding ABC transporter ATP-binding protein, which produces MLDKIKWFWKFYKKYPYVLLVLLIVTPIQTAFEVAIPRLMEFTVDFIKTGEIPSNKAAIWLNNIGESFGISPVATYTLTLVLIGAVFSLMYAFVQSHRAWMNMKLEWLFRQDAFNKITCKGPNFFNKFRTGDLVTRMTDDVSEKLSWFACSGIFRLYEAILMVSFTLVMMITIDPMLTLWTVIPLPFLIFIFFRSSSVLDKRYDHLQTRISKLNALMEACFSGIRVVKAYVQEKAQKRNFSNVIADRRSAEINSIKAEIVVDSLYMYIWQFGVIIILLAGGYMVINANLSFGKLVAFIYYIMFLMYPMFDIGQFLVKSRQSAVSVDRLVELEKVPPMVADTGTIPCSGDIKGHMVFTDVEFSFKNVKRNIIDSISFEIKPGQTIALVGKVGSGKSWLVNMIPRLVDPTGGSIYLDGRNLREYRLEDLRRSIGYVPQEPLLFSDTIRNNIVFGRDGITESSINWAIEVSQFKGDVKSFPDKLDTQIGTRGVSISGGQKQRLALARALVGKPNLLILDDCTSALDSRTETALWEQLDEVMPGKTVIMITHRPDMLEKADMIIVLDNGKIIESGTHFELMIQEGHYFKLYKRFQLKHQVEMVS
- a CDS encoding ABC transporter ATP-binding protein; protein product: MNSEFYENEKMTYQEKKLGSRQAFSKLLPLLKKHKSQLITCLIILASATVLSLSWPILLKRAVDVNIANGDFNGLIITVLVIGLIQGVTLLLHYIQAIKLETIGQNIMVELKQKLFDHILSLNIAFFDKNPVGRLMARVESDTESLRKLFTNTVVMLVGDLILTIGIFAVMFYYSWRLALILSAMMPIMLILTYIFQKLTTHRYLEVRKRMAEITATLTEFLHGMSIIQIFHQDGYVKRRFNLSNRNKFKEESVAEIIVCVFWNSIRMCEYLMIGMILFFGVYWTQSGAITVGTISMFIILVWKSFEPIYRASGQLSNIQKAIAGSKRIFALLSNDEIILDSLKPTAWHKLNEGIRFENVWFSYTDDENYVLKNISFDIPAGNRVALAGVTGGGKTTIISLLLRLYDPQKGRITVDGIDIRDIPKDQLRRRFALVLQDIFLFPGDIKSNIALESGNVTEEKIIESAKTVDADRLIKRLPDGYNTEVSEKGANFSRGERQLLSFARALAANPDILILDEATSSVDPQTERTIQTSLNKLMTGRTSLVIAHRLSTILDADKILVLKQGEIVEQGTHTELILQKGYYSKLFHLQFKNGAMANAG